One genomic region from Solidesulfovibrio fructosivorans JJ] encodes:
- a CDS encoding tetratricopeptide repeat protein: MKNKQFDDDVREFVLLFNGVFLVVSNDALFNKNLLSTLQRHLGIKQDCVYNAATIEALHKEIKALRSKSNKVLLFIERELNGRNMADLIRYIKTDYSNEVYVVVLTTEVERDKLVLLHELGADNIITKPISPDTLVEKIAFTVKPRGQLGELMDQGRQSLEMGNPLEAAKIAKQVLEIKANSPSGLLLMGDALREMGKRDEALRAYTQAEKGARLFLDPLKKIAALHHDEGNTAEELKFLERLDKLSPLNVDRKVDIGTGYVKLGDTDKAKAAFDQAVRIATKDALDALSRVTQTIAARCMDAAPELSEQYLRQTLNTRKNMLDRSDIETFNRLGLMLRRQGKWQEAITEYRRALKISPEDAGLFYNISMALTEGKQYIEAYQYLDRALSLNADLWRTSEAICYNIATVYRRYGKKDQAVGYLKKALGINPKYTKAQTLLQEIGTSA, encoded by the coding sequence AGCACGCTGCAACGCCATCTTGGCATCAAGCAGGACTGCGTCTACAACGCCGCGACGATTGAAGCGCTCCACAAGGAGATCAAGGCGCTCCGCTCGAAAAGTAACAAGGTGCTGCTCTTTATCGAACGGGAGCTCAACGGCCGCAACATGGCGGACCTTATCCGCTATATCAAGACGGACTACAGCAACGAGGTCTATGTCGTCGTCCTGACCACGGAAGTGGAACGGGACAAGCTGGTCTTGCTCCACGAACTCGGCGCGGACAACATCATCACCAAGCCCATTTCCCCGGACACCCTGGTGGAAAAAATCGCCTTCACGGTCAAGCCGCGCGGCCAGCTCGGCGAACTCATGGACCAGGGACGGCAAAGCCTGGAGATGGGCAATCCCCTGGAAGCCGCCAAGATCGCCAAGCAGGTGCTGGAAATAAAGGCCAACAGCCCGTCGGGGCTGCTGCTCATGGGAGACGCGTTGCGCGAGATGGGCAAACGCGACGAGGCGCTTCGGGCCTACACCCAGGCGGAAAAAGGCGCCCGCCTGTTCCTGGACCCGCTCAAGAAAATCGCCGCCCTGCACCACGATGAAGGCAACACGGCCGAGGAACTCAAGTTCCTGGAACGCCTGGACAAGCTCTCACCGCTCAATGTCGACCGCAAGGTGGACATCGGCACGGGCTACGTGAAGCTCGGCGACACCGACAAGGCCAAGGCCGCCTTCGACCAGGCCGTGCGCATCGCCACCAAGGACGCCCTGGATGCGCTCAGCCGCGTCACCCAGACCATCGCCGCCCGCTGCATGGATGCCGCGCCGGAACTTTCCGAGCAGTATCTGCGCCAGACGCTCAACACGCGCAAGAACATGCTCGACCGCTCGGACATCGAGACGTTCAACCGCCTCGGGCTCATGTTGCGCCGCCAGGGCAAATGGCAGGAAGCCATCACCGAGTACCGCCGGGCGCTCAAGATATCCCCGGAGGACGCCGGGCTCTTCTACAACATTTCCATGGCCCTCACCGAAGGCAAGCAATACATCGAAGCCTACCAGTACCTGGACCGGGCGCTTTCGCTCAATGCCGACCTATGGCGCACCAGCGAGGCCATCTGCTACAATATCGCCACGGTCTACCGGCGCTACGGCAAGAAGGACCAGGCGGTCGGCTATCTGAAAAAGGCCCTGGGCATCAATCCGAAATACACCAAGGCCCAAACGCTGCTCCAGGAAATCGGCACCTCGGCCTGA
- the lgt gene encoding prolipoprotein diacylglyceryl transferase, with translation MLAYPHFDPVALHLGPLKVRWYGLMYLIGFCAAWLLGRYRAKKPDSGWTPVMVDDLITYSVLGVVIGGRVGYELFYDLPDFLANPLNLFKVWEGGMSFHGGFLGMAVVIWFLGKKSGKGFWGVADFTVPLIPLGILAGRIGNFINGELWGKVTNLPWGMVFPSPLAGDLPRHPSQLYEASLEGLALFCIVWFYSAKKRKPGAVSGAFCLWYGIFRFVVEFVRVPDPQLGYLALGWLTMGQILSIPVIAFGIWLLWLRPVPENLQK, from the coding sequence ATGCTTGCCTATCCCCACTTCGATCCCGTCGCCCTGCACCTGGGCCCCTTAAAAGTCCGCTGGTACGGGCTGATGTACCTCATCGGCTTTTGCGCCGCCTGGCTGCTCGGCCGCTACCGGGCCAAGAAGCCCGATTCGGGCTGGACGCCGGTCATGGTCGACGACCTGATCACCTACTCGGTGCTCGGCGTGGTGATCGGCGGCCGGGTGGGCTACGAACTTTTCTACGACCTGCCGGATTTCCTGGCCAATCCCCTGAACCTGTTCAAGGTCTGGGAGGGGGGCATGTCCTTCCACGGCGGCTTTCTGGGCATGGCTGTGGTCATCTGGTTTCTGGGCAAAAAGAGCGGCAAGGGCTTTTGGGGCGTGGCCGATTTCACCGTGCCGCTGATTCCCCTCGGCATCCTGGCCGGGCGCATCGGCAACTTCATCAACGGCGAGTTGTGGGGCAAGGTCACGAACCTGCCCTGGGGCATGGTCTTTCCCAGCCCGCTGGCCGGCGACCTGCCGCGCCATCCCTCCCAGCTCTACGAGGCAAGCCTGGAGGGGTTGGCGCTTTTTTGCATCGTGTGGTTCTACTCGGCCAAAAAGCGCAAGCCCGGCGCGGTCTCCGGCGCCTTCTGCCTGTGGTACGGCATCTTCCGCTTCGTCGTGGAGTTCGTGCGGGTGCCCGATCCGCAGCTCGGCTACCTGGCCCTCGGCTGGCTCACCATGGGCCAGATCCTCAGCATCCCGGTCATCGCCTTCGGCATCTGGCTGCTGTGGCTGCGCCCGGTGCCTGAAAACCTTCAGAAATAA
- a CDS encoding glutaminyl-peptide cyclotransferase produces the protein MPPVAIRAALLLAWALLSSAPALAAAPSFPVQVVAAIPHDPDAFTQGLLFHGGALYESTGLYGQSSLRRLDPATGRVLSSRALAKPYFGEGLALAGDHLYQLTWREGRVFVSRLSDLAPVRELPLATEGWGACTLGHDLVVSDGSDKLFFYAPETMALRRTVSVTDAGEPVVRLNELESIGGMVWANVWGDTRIAVIDPASGRVLAWVDCAALAAGVTKTSPDDVLNGIACDPATGRIWVTGKHWPKIFEIKVPGLPFGHPGGTRRQP, from the coding sequence ATGCCGCCGGTCGCGATCCGGGCGGCGCTCCTGCTTGCATGGGCACTGCTTTCTTCCGCCCCGGCCCTGGCGGCCGCGCCGAGTTTCCCCGTCCAGGTCGTGGCGGCCATTCCCCACGATCCGGACGCCTTCACCCAGGGACTGCTTTTCCACGGCGGCGCGCTTTACGAAAGCACCGGGCTCTACGGCCAGTCCTCCCTGCGGCGTCTCGACCCGGCCACGGGAAGGGTGCTGTCCAGCCGCGCCTTGGCCAAGCCCTATTTCGGCGAGGGGTTGGCTCTTGCCGGCGATCACCTGTATCAGCTGACTTGGCGGGAAGGGCGGGTGTTCGTGTCCCGGCTGTCCGATCTCGCGCCCGTCCGCGAGTTGCCGCTGGCCACTGAAGGCTGGGGGGCTTGCACGCTCGGCCACGACCTGGTCGTCAGCGACGGGTCGGACAAGCTCTTTTTTTACGCCCCCGAAACCATGGCCTTGCGTCGGACCGTGTCCGTGACCGATGCTGGCGAACCCGTGGTCCGCTTAAACGAGTTGGAATCCATCGGCGGCATGGTGTGGGCCAATGTCTGGGGCGATACGCGCATCGCGGTGATCGACCCGGCCTCGGGCAGGGTGCTGGCCTGGGTGGATTGCGCCGCCCTGGCCGCGGGCGTAACCAAGACCAGCCCCGATGACGTCCTCAATGGCATAGCCTGCGATCCGGCCACGGGGCGGATCTGGGTGACGGGTAAGCATTGGCCGAAAATATTCGAAATCAAGGTCCCGGGGCTGCCTTTCGGACACCCCGGCGGGACCAGGCGGCAACCATGA